In Capsicum annuum cultivar UCD-10X-F1 chromosome 7, UCD10Xv1.1, whole genome shotgun sequence, one genomic interval encodes:
- the LOC107878625 gene encoding uncharacterized protein LOC107878625 has protein sequence MAEAIMAIEEHTNSSNSNSASAIKKLKQKKVPQRGLGVAQLEKIRLEEQQIKDEILTPNPIVSSQDSSLRPLKQPSVLKNCDFRLNSSTPCVDNLNPKPLQSTKQVNMSEDEMNLSAVLGKGYDDDDDDCSKLCSGKYSSEEDQDDKLYHHGVIIQPPIFSLPLSSSMVNISSGISSSSVRNFQMEPPSNQSYHGCNYLPLWPEVKRVGTKRPYPFPPEFPPVPAFHCQFPPRYDAPLCLVNSDSRSIFKREVPLKSATLPDAAKPRNVFSQNKALSGDFLTLAPPTAVVPYLGAGNQQVLSDSVPQNNELFKFETVSFQEVAEEPSTRPGLRKSVQQHIFRFFPSPNVQIAQLGNIHGEVGGKVDLNLKL, from the exons atGGCTGAGGCTATAATGGCAATAGAAGAACATACAAATAGTAGTAACAGTAATAGTGCTAGTGCCATTAAAAAGTTGAAGCAAAAAAAAGTACCACAAAGAGGACTAGGTGTTGCTCAACTTGAGAAGATTAGGTTGGAAGAACAacaaataaaagatgaaattttgacACCAAACCCAATTGTATCATCACAAGATTCATCACTTAGGCCTTTAAAACAACCATCAGTCTTGAAAAATTGTGACTTTAGACTAAATTCATCAACCCCATGTGTTGATAATTTGAATCCAAAGCCATTGCAATCTACAAAACAAGTGAATATGAGTGAAGATGAAATGAATTTGTCAGCAGTTTTGGGTAaaggatatgatgatgatgatgatgattgctCTAAATTGTGTAGTGGAAAGTATAGTTCTGAGGAAGATCAAGATGATAAGTTGTATCATCATGGTGTTATTATTCAGCCTCCAATTTTCTCTTTGCCACTTTCTTCATCAATG GTGAATATCTCATCAGGGATTTCATCATCATCTGTAAGAAATTTTCAGATGGAGCCCCCTTCAAACCAAAGTTATCATGGATGTAATTATCTACCTTTGTGGCCAGAAGTAAAG AGAGTTGGCACAAAAAGACCATATCCATTCCCTCCAGAGTTCCCACCGGTTCCTGCATTTCACTGCCAATTTCCTCCGCGCTATGATGCCCCCCTATGCCTAGTAAATTCAGACTCAAGAAGCATATTTAAAAG AGAAGTTCCTTTAAAATCAGCAACTCTGCCAGACGCGGCGAAACCAAGGAATGTTTTTAGTCAAAATAAAGCTCTCAGTGGAGATTTTCTCACATTGGCTCCTCCTACAGCTGTTGTGCCATATCTAGGTGCAGGAAATCAGCAAGTTTTATCTGATTCGGTCCCTCAGAACAACGAGCTATTTAAATTCGAGACAGTATCCTTTCAA GAAGTTGCTGAAGAGCCTAGCACTAGGCCAGGCCTAAGAAAATCTGTTCAACAACACATCTTCAGATTCTTTCCATCTCCGAACGTGCAAATTGCCCAACTGGGAAACATTCATGGTGAAGTAGGAGGAAAAGTTGATCTGAATCTGAAGCTATGA
- the LOC107878624 gene encoding sodium/calcium exchanger NCL — protein sequence MPKIFNHILFFLTMKKISSIMFSKSLLPLLTLLILTAAACGSRIISDHSSSDLISDGVVHRVGEEGIISLYDSAAAAAATEETCEQSYGFLPCTKTALGNVFLIVVYGYLMYLAATYLSSGSELLLEILGPGLIGGLFLPMLGALPDAMLILVSGISGTAAAAQSQVSVGIGLLAGSTVMLLTAIWGTCCIVGKCDIENSTAVDLKDTKGLSLTGSGVTTDIWTSYAAMIMAVSVLPFIVVQLPQLFHSTSGRHLAVLIALIISLSLLVTYCLYQVFQPWIQTRKLAYVKHKHVISGILKHLKKHSLGRLFTDHGTPNVEVIEKLFNSIDENGDGHLSHAELKALVVGMRLEEINLDENDAVAKVMKDFDKSCDDKVDLHEFIAGVEKWLYEARGSNGSSPGAGANTIKYIDDFHEETRREHSLLGEDQSDEIVEGVENPRKVAIKAGLLLLLGTIIAAVFADPLVDAVNNFSSATSIPSFFISFIALPLATNSSEAVSAIIFATRKKKRSASLTFSELYGAVTMNNLLCLSVFLAIVYARGLIWNFSSEVLVILIVCVVMGVLGSIRTTFPLWTCLIAFTLYPFSLVLVYVLDYVFGWS from the exons atgccAAAAATATTCAATCACATATTGTTCTTCCTAACgatgaaaaaaatatcatcaattatGTTTTCCAAATCTCTTCTGCCTCTCCTAACTCTCCTCATTTTAACTGCAGCGGCCTGCGGCAGCCGTATTATCTCTGATCATTCGTCGTCAGATCTCATCTCTGATGGGGTTGTTCATCGCGTTGGCGAGGAAGGAATTATTTCACTTTATGATTCAGCTGCTGCAGCAGCAGCAACAGAGGAGACGTGTGAACAGAGTTATGGTTTTTTACCATGTACAAAAACTGCACTAGGAAATGTATTCCTTATTGTTGTATATGGTTATCTTATGTATTTGGCTGCTACTTATTTGTCCTCTGGTAGTGAGTTGTTGCTTGAAATATTGGGACCTGGTTTGATTGGTGGACTTTTTTTACCTATGCTTGGTGCTCTTCCTGATGCTATGCTCATTCTTG TATCGGGGATATCTGGAACTGCCGCGGCTGCTCAGAGTCAGGTCTCTGTAGGAATAGGCTTGTTGGCTGGGTCGACAGTGATGCTTCTTACTGCGATATGGGGAACCTGTTGCATTGTTGGCAAGTGCGATATAGAAAATTCTACTGCTGTGGATTTGAAAGACACTAAAGGGCTCAGTTTGACTG GTTCCGGTGTTACTACTGATATCTGGACAAGCTATGCTGCAATGATCATGGCTGTATCTGTTCTTCCATTTATTGTTGTGCAGTTACCACAGCTCTTCCATTCAACTTCAGGAAGACATTTAGCTGTCTTGATAGCTCTTATCATATCATTGTCGCTGCTCGTCACTTATTGTCTTTATCAG GTCTTTCAGCCTTGGATACAAACACGAAAACTTGCTTATGTAAAACATAAGCATGTCATATCAGGAATTTTGAAACATTTGAAAAAACACTCATTGGGGAGGCTTTTCACAGATCATGGAACACCAAATGTAGAAGTTATAGAAAA GTTGTTCAATTCAATCGATGAAAATGGTGATGGACATCTTTCCCATGCTGAATTAAAAGCTCTGGTCGTAGGAATGCGTCTTGAGGAGATAAACTTAGATGAAAATGATGCGGTAGCGAAGGTAATGAAGGACTTTGATAAGTCTTGTGATGATAAAGTTGATCTGCATGAATTCATTGCCGGAGTTGAAAAATGGCTTTATGAAGCCAGGGGTTCTAATGGTTCTTCTCCTGGAGCTGGTGCTAATACAATCAAATACATTGATGATTTTCATGAG GAAACAAGGAGGGAGCACAGTCTCTTAGGGGAGGATCAAAGTGATGAAATCGTTGAGGGTGTTGAGAATCCTCGAAAAGTTGCTATAAAAGCTGGGTTACTGTTGTTGCTGGGTACTATTATTGCTGCTGTGTTTGCTGATCCTTTGGTGGATGCTGTTAACAATTTCTCCAGTGCCACTAGTATTCCATCCTTCTTCATCTCATTCATTGCGCTGCCTCTGGCAACAAACTCCAGTGAGGCGGTGTCTGCTATAATTTTTGCTACCCGGAAAAAGAAGAGATCTGCGTCATTAACATTTTCTGAG TTATATGGAGCTGTTACTATGAATAATCTCCTTTGTCTGTCCGTCTTCTTGGCTATTGTTTACGCCCGAGGATTGATATGGAACTTCTCATCTGAAGTGCTCGTTATTCTGATTGTTTGCGTTGTTATGGGAGTCTTAGGGAGCATCCGCACCACGTTTCCCCTGTGGACTTGTTTGATAGCTTTTACACTTTATCCATTCTCCCTTGTACTTGTTTATGTCCTGGACTACGTATTTGGTTGGTCGTAG